One Malus domestica chromosome 11, GDT2T_hap1 genomic region harbors:
- the LOC103430016 gene encoding uncharacterized protein isoform X1 gives MISVLAQERLLGAALGSILTGIVVFEQRRCIYNSISGAKPLRVSQIAEPIFGRKSRAELAHLWNKAVDQTFRPVIESLSSSGWIPQDVRKIIQKREPKCFGPYCQTNLLMHKTGWSLVQRKSNRESA, from the exons ATGATTAGCGTTCTTGCTCAG GAGCGTCTGCTGGGCGCTGCACTCGGAAGCATACTCACGGGGATCGTTGTGTTCGAGCAGCGCAGGTGCATCTACAACTCCATTTCCGGCGCCAAACCTCTACGAGTTTCCCAG ATTGCAGAGCCCATTTTTGGAAGGAAATCTCGTGCAGAGTTGGCGCACCTTTGGAACAAAGCTGTGGACCAGACATTTCGACCTGTGATCGAGTCTCTTAGTTCATCTGGATG GATACCTCAAGATGTACGAAAGATAATACAAAAAAGGGAACCCAAATGTTTTGGCCCTTATTGTCAAACcaatctgttgatgcacaaaaccggatggtctttggtacaacgtaaatccaaccgtgaatctgcatga
- the LOC103430016 gene encoding uncharacterized protein isoform X2, with protein sequence MISVLAQERLLGAALGSILTGIVVFEQRRCIYNSISGAKPLRVSQIAEPIFGRKSRAELAHLWNKAVDQTFRPVIESLSSSGW encoded by the exons ATGATTAGCGTTCTTGCTCAG GAGCGTCTGCTGGGCGCTGCACTCGGAAGCATACTCACGGGGATCGTTGTGTTCGAGCAGCGCAGGTGCATCTACAACTCCATTTCCGGCGCCAAACCTCTACGAGTTTCCCAG ATTGCAGAGCCCATTTTTGGAAGGAAATCTCGTGCAGAGTTGGCGCACCTTTGGAACAAAGCTGTGGACCAGACATTTCGACCTGTGATCGAGTCTCTTAGTTCATCTGGATGGTAG